Proteins co-encoded in one Ensifer sp. PDNC004 genomic window:
- a CDS encoding ABC transporter substrate-binding protein, producing MKFARTRSTLVSLFAATMLSGAALTPAMAKTLVYCSEGAPEGFDAALYSANSTWDASAETVYDRLTEFAPGTTNVVPGLAESWTISADNLEYTLKLRAGVKFQTTDDFTPTRDFNADDVLFTFNRQMDKDDPWHSYFAGANWEMFNAMEMPAAIKEIVKVDDNTVKFVLNQPDASLPSKLALNFGSIVSKEYADKLAAEGRRQDLDRKPVGTGPFRFVDYQQDAAIRFVANADYWDGAPKIDNLIFAITTDPTTRMQKLQAGECHIAPYPAPADIAKLKENPDLNVMEQPGLNVSYLAMNTLVAPFDKLEVRRAINMAIDRKAIVDSVYQGMGQVAKSVLPPTMWGYNGKIEGYSYDPEAAKKLLDEAGVKDLKMKIWAMPVSRPYMPNARRAAELMQSDLAKVGIGVEIVSYEWGEYLKKVRDEARDGAVILGGTSDNGDPDNLLSYFFSCAGVGGANNANWCYKPLDEIFQKARVSADQGERTKLYEEAQAMISDQAPWVPIAHSTVVLPMSKKVKNYVMEPLGSHRFDKVDIEE from the coding sequence ATGAAATTCGCGCGGACGCGCAGCACCCTTGTCTCGCTCTTTGCAGCAACCATGCTGTCGGGCGCGGCACTGACGCCGGCCATGGCAAAGACACTCGTTTATTGCTCGGAAGGCGCGCCGGAAGGGTTCGACGCGGCACTCTATTCGGCCAACAGCACCTGGGACGCCTCGGCCGAGACGGTCTATGACCGGCTCACCGAATTCGCCCCCGGCACCACCAATGTCGTTCCGGGTCTCGCTGAAAGCTGGACCATCTCTGCCGACAATCTCGAATATACGCTGAAGCTGCGCGCGGGGGTGAAGTTCCAGACGACGGACGATTTCACGCCGACGCGCGATTTCAATGCGGACGACGTGCTCTTCACCTTCAACCGCCAGATGGACAAGGACGATCCGTGGCACAGCTATTTCGCCGGCGCGAACTGGGAAATGTTCAACGCGATGGAGATGCCGGCGGCGATCAAGGAGATCGTCAAGGTCGATGACAACACAGTCAAGTTCGTGCTGAACCAGCCGGATGCGTCTCTGCCGTCGAAACTCGCGCTGAACTTCGGCTCGATCGTGTCGAAGGAATATGCCGACAAGCTGGCGGCGGAGGGGCGGCGCCAGGATCTCGACCGCAAGCCGGTCGGCACCGGACCGTTCCGCTTCGTCGACTACCAGCAGGACGCGGCGATCCGCTTTGTCGCAAATGCCGACTATTGGGACGGTGCACCGAAGATCGACAACCTCATCTTCGCGATCACCACCGATCCGACCACCCGCATGCAGAAGCTTCAGGCGGGCGAATGCCACATCGCTCCATATCCGGCTCCGGCCGATATCGCCAAGCTGAAGGAAAATCCTGATCTCAACGTCATGGAGCAGCCGGGGCTCAACGTTTCCTATCTGGCGATGAACACGCTGGTCGCGCCGTTCGACAAGCTGGAGGTGCGCCGCGCCATCAACATGGCGATCGACCGCAAGGCGATCGTCGATTCCGTCTACCAGGGCATGGGACAGGTCGCCAAGAGCGTGCTGCCGCCGACGATGTGGGGCTATAACGGCAAGATCGAGGGCTACAGCTACGATCCGGAGGCGGCAAAGAAGCTCCTCGACGAGGCCGGCGTCAAGGATCTGAAGATGAAGATCTGGGCGATGCCGGTCAGCCGCCCCTATATGCCGAACGCCCGGCGCGCCGCGGAACTGATGCAGTCGGACCTCGCCAAGGTCGGCATCGGCGTCGAGATCGTCTCCTATGAATGGGGCGAGTACCTGAAGAAGGTGCGCGACGAGGCGCGTGATGGCGCGGTCATTCTCGGCGGCACCAGCGACAACGGCGACCCGGACAACCTGCTCAGCTACTTCTTCAGCTGCGCCGGCGTCGGCGGTGCCAACAATGCCAACTGGTGCTACAAGCCGCTCGACGAGATCTTCCAGAAGGCGCGGGTCAGTGCGGACCAGGGCGAGCGCACGAAGCTCTACGAGGAAGCCCAGGCGATGATCAGCGACCAGGCACCCTGGGTGCCGATCGCCCATTCCACCGTCGTGCTGCCGATGTCGAAAAAGGTGAAGAACTACGTGATGGAGCCCCTGGGCTCGCATCGCTTCGACAAGGTCGACATCGAGGAGTAA
- a CDS encoding IclR family transcriptional regulator, producing the protein MSGRGAERILDLIEWLASRGEACTLAEVVQALELPKSSTLLLLRTLVEGGYVTRQADGRYLLIRLPGEPSADNNGWGTILRVAEPILRETVGAIEETGFIAVLTDDRQVRYLNKILPMREIRYDRDIAAPRVAHYVASGLMLLSGLNDGDLDAYLRGDVAREDDPDAIAERVSAARSDGHVANLYGRVEGAAGVAAPIVDPDGRILAVVNISGPRERIANNLERVTKATVEAARRASEELSRRVMKNGKTHGRK; encoded by the coding sequence ATGAGCGGCCGCGGCGCGGAAAGAATCCTTGATCTGATCGAGTGGCTCGCGTCGCGCGGCGAGGCCTGCACTCTGGCGGAGGTCGTCCAGGCGCTTGAGCTGCCGAAGAGCAGCACGCTGCTTCTTTTGAGGACGCTGGTTGAGGGCGGGTACGTCACCCGGCAGGCCGATGGTCGTTATCTGCTGATCCGCCTGCCCGGCGAGCCGTCGGCGGACAACAATGGCTGGGGCACGATCCTGCGGGTGGCCGAGCCCATCCTTCGCGAGACGGTCGGTGCGATCGAAGAGACGGGCTTCATCGCCGTTCTCACCGACGACCGCCAGGTCCGCTACCTCAACAAGATCCTGCCGATGCGGGAGATCCGCTACGACCGCGACATCGCTGCGCCGCGCGTTGCGCACTACGTCGCCAGCGGTCTCATGCTGCTTTCCGGGCTGAACGACGGCGACCTCGACGCCTATCTGCGCGGCGACGTCGCACGTGAGGACGATCCGGACGCAATCGCCGAGCGCGTCAGCGCCGCGCGCAGCGACGGCCATGTCGCCAACCTCTACGGACGTGTCGAGGGGGCTGCCGGTGTGGCGGCGCCGATCGTCGATCCGGACGGCCGCATCCTTGCCGTCGTCAATATTTCAGGTCCGCGCGAGCGGATCGCCAACAATCTCGAACGCGTCACCAAGGCGACGGTCGAGGCTGCGCGCCGCGCAAGTGAGGAGCTTTCGCGCCGCGTGATGAAGAACGGGAAAACCCACGGGAGGAAGTAA
- a CDS encoding AAA family ATPase — protein MTATMPARRQPTAAPGVDRRVRVTISATPWYGAPRVRNGAPCAQPLTTRGGEMAMREGKMWYILGAPGSGKTAVVAHLRYLLPQSVILDWDALMEPAGLLAGCNISENEATWSPYAALVRRAVEIADPARVVLLGVCTPDELSDWPDGQWLLLDCSDSERTRRLAHRGEEDATIDSALSDAAEYRNLRLETLDTTSLTAEQTAEAIASILARGRR, from the coding sequence ATGACGGCGACAATGCCCGCCCGGCGGCAGCCGACAGCCGCGCCGGGCGTTGATCGGCGTGTTCGAGTGACTATATCTGCAACTCCCTGGTACGGAGCGCCGCGGGTACGGAACGGTGCGCCTTGCGCGCAGCCGCTGACGACCCGAGGCGGCGAAATGGCCATGAGAGAAGGCAAGATGTGGTATATCCTCGGCGCGCCGGGATCCGGCAAAACGGCCGTCGTCGCGCATTTGCGCTACCTGCTTCCCCAGTCAGTGATCCTGGATTGGGACGCGCTGATGGAGCCGGCCGGGTTGCTTGCCGGCTGCAATATCAGCGAGAACGAGGCGACATGGTCGCCCTATGCCGCGCTCGTGAGGAGGGCGGTCGAGATCGCGGATCCCGCCCGTGTCGTCCTGCTTGGCGTCTGTACGCCGGATGAACTTTCGGATTGGCCCGACGGCCAATGGCTGCTGCTTGATTGTAGCGACAGCGAGCGCACGAGAAGGCTCGCGCATCGAGGCGAGGAAGACGCGACGATCGATTCTGCGCTTTCGGACGCTGCCGAATACCGGAACCTTAGGCTCGAAACGCTCGATACGACCTCTTTGACAGCAGAACAGACGGCAGAGGCGATCGCCAGCATTCTGGCTCGCGGCCGCCGTTAG
- a CDS encoding creatininase family protein, whose protein sequence is MTKEVEWARMTAPSLREIAGKPGALAILPIGSLEQHGPHLPVITDTASASAAAIRAARLVADDIPVAVLPGLWTGMSEHHLPFGGTITLDYDTLSRLIRCIVRSLKTLGFQRLFIVNGHGGNMDPLAVAVRELAVEFAMPIVATTPWMLSPEEASKIFEVDTGAHHACEGEASVMLAIVPDAVKTEMFGQAFGNQQHPVDVPADVSRFYSFSERAPVTGTWGDPRSATAEKGERFLDLQANELVKLIRNDVLWTKPDPVWAPGRGLGTTAGKAD, encoded by the coding sequence ATGACCAAGGAAGTTGAATGGGCGCGCATGACCGCGCCGAGCCTGCGCGAGATTGCCGGCAAGCCGGGCGCGCTTGCGATCCTGCCGATCGGCTCGCTGGAGCAGCACGGCCCACACCTGCCCGTCATCACCGACACGGCGAGCGCATCCGCAGCCGCGATCCGCGCCGCCCGACTGGTTGCCGATGACATTCCGGTCGCCGTTCTTCCGGGCTTGTGGACCGGCATGAGCGAACATCATCTGCCCTTCGGCGGCACGATCACGCTCGACTACGATACGCTGAGCCGCCTCATCCGCTGCATCGTCCGTTCGCTGAAGACGCTTGGCTTCCAGCGCCTGTTCATCGTCAACGGTCACGGCGGGAACATGGACCCGCTCGCCGTCGCCGTGCGCGAACTGGCGGTCGAGTTCGCCATGCCGATCGTCGCCACGACGCCCTGGATGCTGTCGCCCGAGGAAGCGTCAAAGATCTTCGAGGTCGACACGGGCGCACACCATGCCTGCGAAGGCGAGGCCTCGGTCATGCTGGCGATCGTGCCGGACGCGGTGAAGACCGAGATGTTCGGCCAGGCTTTCGGCAACCAGCAGCACCCTGTCGACGTGCCGGCCGACGTGTCGCGCTTCTATTCCTTCTCCGAACGCGCGCCGGTCACTGGCACCTGGGGCGATCCGCGCAGCGCGACCGCCGAAAAGGGCGAACGCTTCCTCGACCTGCAGGCGAACGAACTGGTGAAGCTGATCCGCAACGACGTGCTCTGGACCAAGCCGGATCCGGTCTGGGCGCCCGGCCGCGGCCTCGGCACCACCGCCGGTAAGGCCGACTGA
- a CDS encoding ABC transporter substrate-binding protein, with product MTYMKRELAGWLVAASAAFSTGAYAQEPKLPDYYPADYAQLVDASRKEAGLVVYSNMADNNWQPVIKGFNELYPWIKVETLDLGSGTVHTRWEAEAGSGARTADVLVSGANDRWARYGTEGRMLDYPSPEIERLPGFANPYPGIFVMSADPLVITYNAALLPEGQRPTGFSSLVKAAAADKASFDGKITTYDAARNSFGLAAWWKTLQVKGDEGWKELRQIGPMIRGEVSGGPMNEKIATGEYLVGIAVSGITIFPRLEQPGGEILGFAFPDDGTPVMLRGLGIPNEAANPNSAKLFVDYLLSRNGQTQIGKGGLTPYREDVDEAEVRYTYQAIAEKVGMENLIAVGFDRALIDDAAGFATKWTAAMAGN from the coding sequence ATGACCTATATGAAAAGAGAACTGGCCGGCTGGCTCGTCGCGGCATCGGCAGCGTTCTCGACCGGCGCTTACGCGCAGGAGCCGAAGCTGCCGGACTATTATCCGGCCGACTACGCCCAGCTCGTCGACGCATCGCGCAAGGAAGCCGGGCTCGTCGTCTATTCCAACATGGCCGACAACAACTGGCAGCCGGTAATCAAGGGCTTCAACGAACTCTATCCGTGGATCAAGGTCGAGACGCTGGACCTTGGATCCGGCACGGTGCACACGCGCTGGGAGGCCGAGGCCGGCAGCGGCGCGCGCACCGCCGATGTCCTGGTGTCGGGCGCCAACGACCGCTGGGCACGCTACGGCACCGAGGGCCGCATGCTCGACTATCCCAGCCCGGAAATCGAGCGCCTGCCAGGTTTCGCCAATCCCTATCCGGGCATCTTCGTGATGTCGGCGGATCCGCTCGTCATCACCTACAACGCCGCCCTGCTTCCCGAAGGTCAGCGCCCGACCGGCTTCTCGTCGCTCGTCAAGGCGGCGGCGGCCGACAAGGCAAGCTTCGACGGCAAGATCACCACCTATGACGCCGCGCGCAATTCCTTCGGCCTCGCCGCCTGGTGGAAGACCCTGCAGGTCAAGGGGGACGAAGGCTGGAAGGAACTGCGCCAGATCGGACCGATGATCCGCGGCGAAGTCTCCGGCGGCCCGATGAACGAGAAGATTGCCACGGGCGAATATCTCGTAGGCATCGCCGTCTCGGGCATCACGATTTTCCCGCGCCTGGAACAGCCCGGCGGCGAGATCCTCGGCTTTGCCTTCCCCGACGACGGCACCCCGGTCATGCTGCGCGGCCTCGGCATTCCGAACGAAGCCGCCAACCCGAATTCGGCAAAGCTGTTCGTCGACTATCTGCTCAGCCGCAACGGCCAGACCCAGATCGGCAAGGGCGGGCTGACCCCCTATCGCGAAGACGTCGATGAAGCCGAGGTTCGCTACACCTACCAGGCGATCGCCGAGAAGGT